The Pedobacter cryoconitis genome includes a window with the following:
- a CDS encoding TolC family protein, protein MSCFALLLPGMLYAQNVKKLTLQEAIQLGIENSKNLKLSQNKIEEAMAKLEVTKDNALPTAKASVLYNHAEIPANQLVLDGGSPIFLPKRADAFVGTASVQQLVYGGGKMRYARESTKLLADVARLDADKNQEEVTYAVIDTYYSLYKVAQSKKVVAQNLASIASQLKQSQRFFEQGIVTKNDVLRFQLQQANITLTDLDIESNRKIINYNLDILLGLPEDTQIDITDPSTGQKDAAPLNAYIDQALAYRQELRALDLQNKVAEIDIKSVKANATPTFGIGADVYYISPNGSLLPKSHDYIMPMTASATLSWNIGTLWTNKHKVTEARVQQKSIVIQKDIQSDNVRTEINRNYQTYQVAKDKIKVLETSIDQATENDRLLESKYKNNVASAIDRIDAETLLYQAKINLELAKADAGLAYYTLLKSTGKISQ, encoded by the coding sequence ATGAGTTGCTTCGCTCTCCTGCTGCCAGGCATGCTCTATGCACAGAACGTGAAAAAACTGACGCTACAGGAGGCGATTCAGTTAGGGATAGAAAACAGCAAGAACCTGAAGCTTTCTCAGAATAAAATTGAAGAAGCAATGGCAAAACTGGAAGTCACTAAAGACAACGCTCTTCCTACAGCCAAAGCAAGTGTACTGTACAATCACGCAGAAATCCCTGCCAATCAATTGGTTTTAGACGGCGGCAGCCCGATATTCCTTCCTAAACGCGCTGATGCCTTTGTAGGTACAGCCTCAGTACAACAACTGGTTTATGGCGGTGGCAAGATGAGATATGCGAGAGAGAGTACTAAATTACTTGCTGATGTTGCCCGCCTGGATGCAGATAAAAACCAGGAAGAAGTAACTTATGCAGTGATCGATACTTACTACTCCTTATATAAAGTAGCACAAAGTAAAAAGGTTGTCGCACAAAACTTAGCCTCTATTGCAAGCCAGCTGAAACAATCACAACGCTTTTTTGAGCAAGGTATCGTGACTAAAAATGATGTACTGAGATTCCAGCTGCAACAGGCAAATATTACCCTGACCGATCTGGACATTGAAAGCAACCGTAAAATCATCAATTACAATCTGGACATCCTTTTAGGCTTACCAGAAGATACCCAGATTGATATTACAGATCCTTCAACAGGTCAGAAAGATGCTGCTCCATTGAATGCTTACATTGATCAGGCACTAGCTTACCGTCAGGAATTAAGAGCACTGGACTTACAAAATAAAGTTGCTGAGATTGATATCAAATCAGTTAAAGCAAATGCGACACCAACTTTTGGTATCGGTGCGGACGTTTATTACATTAGTCCTAACGGAAGTCTTTTACCAAAATCACATGATTATATCATGCCGATGACCGCCAGTGCTACACTTTCATGGAACATTGGTACCCTGTGGACTAATAAACATAAGGTAACAGAGGCAAGGGTTCAGCAGAAAAGCATCGTTATCCAGAAAGATATTCAATCTGATAACGTAAGAACTGAGATCAACAGAAACTACCAGACTTATCAGGTTGCTAAAGACAAGATCAAAGTACTGGAAACTTCAATTGATCAGGCAACTGAAAATGACAGGTTACTGGAATCCAAATACAAAAACAACGTAGCCTCTGCCATAGACAGAATTGATGCCGAAACCCTTTTATACCAGGCGAAGATCAATTTAGAGCTTGCCAAAGCTGATGCAGGCCTTGCCTACTATACTTTATTAAAATCAACAGGAAAAATTTCTCAATAA
- a CDS encoding TetR/AcrR family transcriptional regulator, with the protein MEKPDKRTSILIAAQKLFSELGYEGTSTRQIAKESGANMSMINYYFGSKEGVFLEVINDRIKGFKAQLVSIDEDSIIPLEKLMRVIEGYAHRILSDIPFHKMMYREISLAQRPEMCLKLRDAMSGNMQVIENIINNGVADGSFKQVDTRMLMASIMGTITSVATMPSKITHGSTLDITIPKDKEILTDRLIAHLQDLVTTYLTPQK; encoded by the coding sequence ATGGAAAAGCCAGACAAAAGAACGAGCATATTAATAGCTGCTCAAAAATTGTTTTCTGAGTTGGGGTATGAAGGGACTTCAACCCGCCAGATTGCAAAAGAATCAGGGGCAAATATGTCCATGATCAATTACTACTTCGGGTCGAAAGAAGGCGTCTTTCTCGAAGTAATTAATGACAGAATTAAAGGGTTCAAAGCCCAGTTAGTAAGTATCGATGAAGACAGCATCATCCCGCTGGAAAAATTAATGAGAGTAATTGAAGGATATGCCCATAGGATCCTTTCAGATATCCCCTTTCACAAAATGATGTATAGAGAGATCTCCTTAGCCCAACGTCCCGAAATGTGTCTTAAATTAAGAGACGCAATGTCAGGAAATATGCAGGTCATTGAAAACATTATTAACAATGGAGTAGCTGACGGATCATTCAAACAAGTAGATACCCGGATGCTCATGGCCTCAATTATGGGTACCATCACCAGTGTAGCCACCATGCCGAGTAAAATTACACATGGCTCCACCCTGGACATTACCATCCCAAAAGACAAAGAAATTTTAACCGACCGCTTAATCGCACATCTGCAAGATTTGGTCACCACCTATTTAACACCCCAGAAATGA
- a CDS encoding DUF2911 domain-containing protein codes for MKKFNLLIVMALFAFTVNAQEVKFPGLDTSPADIAYFPLNTTKVKKGEDAAPLIKVIYSRPSVKGREIFGKQEAFGKVWRLGANESTEIRFFKPVVIGGKEIPAGAYSLFAIPEQDKWVVIVNKQTDRWGAYTYDETKDVVRVTVPVKPLTTVVEALAITFTPSASGANLIIGWDKTSVEVPVTIK; via the coding sequence ATGAAGAAGTTCAATCTGTTAATTGTAATGGCATTATTTGCTTTTACAGTAAATGCGCAAGAAGTTAAGTTCCCGGGGCTGGATACCAGCCCGGCAGATATTGCTTACTTCCCTTTAAATACGACTAAGGTTAAAAAAGGAGAAGATGCTGCACCGTTGATCAAAGTAATTTATTCAAGACCTTCTGTGAAGGGCCGCGAAATCTTTGGTAAACAGGAAGCTTTTGGAAAAGTATGGAGATTAGGTGCTAACGAAAGTACTGAAATCAGATTTTTCAAACCAGTAGTTATTGGCGGAAAAGAAATTCCTGCCGGTGCTTATAGCTTGTTTGCTATTCCTGAACAAGATAAATGGGTAGTGATTGTCAATAAACAAACTGACCGCTGGGGAGCATATACTTATGATGAAACCAAAGATGTAGTCAGAGTAACAGTTCCAGTTAAGCCTTTAACCACTGTTGTGGAAGCTTTAGCGATTACTTTTACACCAAGTGCATCAGGAGCAAACTTGATTATCGGATGGGACAAGACTTCGGTTGAAGTACCAGTAACGATTAAATAA
- a CDS encoding DMT family transporter, protein MNWIILIIAGLFEVGFTTSLKLSNNFSNLKWSIAFFACITLSFFFLNKATQTLPMGTAYAVWTGIGAVGTVIVGILYFDEPANFWRIFFIATLIGSILGLKFFAGSAH, encoded by the coding sequence ATGAACTGGATTATTTTGATTATTGCAGGTTTATTTGAGGTTGGATTTACGACCAGTCTTAAGCTTTCCAATAACTTTTCTAACCTTAAATGGAGTATAGCGTTCTTTGCTTGTATTACTTTAAGTTTTTTCTTTTTAAATAAAGCAACTCAAACTTTGCCAATGGGTACTGCTTATGCTGTATGGACCGGCATAGGTGCTGTTGGAACCGTTATCGTGGGTATTTTATACTTTGACGAACCCGCAAACTTCTGGAGGATATTTTTTATTGCAACGCTGATTGGCTCTATTCTGGGCTTAAAATTCTTTGCAGGCAGCGCACACTAA
- a CDS encoding Crp/Fnr family transcriptional regulator, with protein MQNTLTTIKSIYPLKEVHLNLLLKELKEAEFPKGHQIISAGKIERSLYFIENGVARAYVDGKENRITFWFGMEGDIILSYHSYINNTPGYESIELLENCTLYELKTEALEALYNSHTELANWGRKLAELILIKTEESYIGRLFKPAKERYIDLLQTDPLLIQRIPLGHIASYLGVTQVTLSRIRAEIK; from the coding sequence TTGCAAAATACACTGACCACTATAAAAAGCATTTATCCATTAAAGGAAGTGCATTTGAATCTGCTGCTGAAAGAACTAAAAGAAGCAGAATTTCCTAAAGGTCACCAGATTATTAGTGCCGGAAAGATAGAACGCTCTTTATATTTTATAGAGAATGGAGTTGCACGTGCTTATGTGGATGGCAAAGAGAACCGGATTACTTTCTGGTTCGGCATGGAAGGGGATATTATTCTTTCCTATCATAGCTATATTAACAATACACCTGGTTATGAAAGTATAGAGCTGCTGGAAAACTGTACGCTCTATGAATTGAAAACTGAGGCACTGGAAGCTTTATATAATTCGCATACAGAACTGGCCAACTGGGGCAGAAAGCTGGCAGAACTTATCTTGATTAAAACTGAAGAATCTTATATTGGCCGTCTGTTTAAGCCTGCTAAAGAACGGTATATTGATCTGCTGCAAACAGACCCGCTATTGATTCAGCGGATTCCTTTAGGTCATATTGCCTCTTATCTTGGAGTTACACAGGTTACTTTGAGCAGAATCAGGGCAGAGATCAAATAA
- a CDS encoding hotdog fold thioesterase, with protein MIWFTEFTPEQLNNRPKNHLGGLLDIQFTAIGENSVTATMPVDERTHQPAGILHGGASVVLAETLGSIASFMCIDPELYQAVGLEINANHLRPVKSGKVTGICTVIHKGAKTHIWDIKIYDDRGKMNCISRLTVAIIPKTR; from the coding sequence ATGATCTGGTTTACTGAATTTACTCCTGAACAGCTAAATAACAGGCCCAAAAACCATTTGGGCGGGCTTTTAGATATTCAATTTACAGCGATTGGTGAGAATTCGGTAACTGCGACCATGCCTGTAGATGAACGTACCCATCAGCCTGCCGGAATATTACATGGAGGAGCCTCTGTCGTACTCGCAGAAACGCTGGGCAGTATTGCATCTTTCATGTGTATAGACCCTGAATTATACCAGGCTGTAGGCCTTGAAATCAACGCAAATCACTTACGTCCTGTTAAAAGCGGAAAAGTTACCGGAATTTGCACTGTTATCCATAAAGGTGCAAAAACACATATCTGGGACATCAAAATCTATGATGACAGGGGGAAAATGAATTGTATCAGCCGTTTAACAGTTGCTATTATTCCTAAAACAAGATAA
- a CDS encoding DinB family protein, translating into MNRPQPNEYPAWALTYIEKVNSDIIELLERQADEFPDFLSTLTAKADYAYAPGKWTLKEMAGHIIDTERILVYRLTCFARLEQTALPGFEEDDYVANAHFSDRELSSFAEEFRLLRKANLYLFKSLNDHDLKRSGTASERQISVRALLYVIAGHLMHHTQIINERYL; encoded by the coding sequence ATGAACCGACCTCAACCAAACGAATATCCGGCATGGGCATTGACTTACATTGAAAAAGTTAATAGTGATATTATTGAACTCTTAGAACGTCAGGCTGATGAGTTTCCTGATTTCTTAAGCACATTGACTGCAAAGGCAGATTATGCTTACGCACCAGGTAAATGGACGCTCAAAGAGATGGCAGGGCATATTATTGATACAGAAAGAATTTTAGTTTACCGCTTAACCTGTTTTGCCCGTCTGGAGCAAACTGCTTTACCGGGTTTCGAGGAAGATGATTATGTAGCGAATGCACATTTCTCAGACCGCGAGCTAAGCAGCTTTGCAGAAGAATTCAGGTTGCTGAGAAAAGCGAACCTGTACTTGTTCAAATCTTTGAATGATCATGATCTGAAGCGTAGCGGAACGGCTTCTGAAAGACAAATCTCTGTTCGTGCTTTACTTTATGTGATTGCCGGACATTTAATGCACCATACACAAATTATTAACGAAAGATATTTATGA
- a CDS encoding sensor histidine kinase yields MNPYEKKRRWKFFLLIFAIVIGTASVFYSDFFVKKMEREEQVQFQLYVKVTEQSLVMYDDDRFTDLIETITKNTKLPVIMTDGDGLINSYQGLDSAKTNYGVEKQYKKTYDPAYFERELRQMKLQHPGTPIIGLDGKIWHIYHKDSFILTQLRYFPFIQLGVIGLFLLTAYVAFSSARRSEQDQVWVGMAKETAHQLGTPISSLMAWIELMKSRFNAEDDPLIAEMENDLKRLEVITDRFSKIGSKPVLEDHVVYSVISNFIQYFQLRTSDKVIFTITGDDQVRAMLNIPLFDWVTENLLKNAANAIENEGHITVNIIEHLAKEEVFIDITDTGKGIPRSKFDAVFQPGYTTRKRGWGLGLSLTKRIVENYHSGQIFVKDSELGKGTTFRIILKSSIKYEPTSTKRISGMGIDLH; encoded by the coding sequence ATGAATCCTTACGAAAAAAAACGCCGCTGGAAGTTCTTCCTCCTTATTTTTGCGATTGTAATCGGAACCGCATCGGTGTTCTACAGTGACTTTTTCGTTAAAAAGATGGAGCGCGAAGAACAAGTTCAGTTTCAGCTCTATGTCAAAGTAACGGAGCAGTCTTTAGTCATGTATGATGATGACCGCTTTACCGATCTGATTGAAACAATTACCAAAAACACCAAACTCCCGGTAATTATGACCGATGGAGATGGACTGATCAATTCCTACCAGGGACTTGACTCTGCAAAAACAAACTATGGTGTAGAAAAGCAATACAAGAAAACGTACGATCCTGCCTATTTTGAAAGAGAGCTGAGACAAATGAAATTGCAGCATCCGGGTACCCCAATTATTGGTCTGGATGGCAAAATATGGCATATCTACCATAAAGACTCCTTTATTTTAACACAGCTGCGTTATTTCCCATTTATTCAGCTGGGGGTAATCGGCCTGTTCTTACTAACAGCTTATGTAGCTTTCAGCTCCGCAAGACGTTCTGAGCAGGACCAGGTATGGGTTGGGATGGCGAAGGAAACAGCACATCAGCTGGGAACCCCTATTTCTTCACTCATGGCCTGGATAGAGCTTATGAAATCCCGTTTTAATGCTGAGGATGACCCCTTAATTGCCGAAATGGAGAATGACCTCAAAAGACTGGAAGTGATTACAGACCGGTTTTCTAAAATCGGATCAAAACCTGTACTGGAAGATCATGTTGTTTATTCTGTCATTAGTAACTTCATTCAATATTTCCAGTTAAGGACTTCTGATAAGGTGATTTTTACCATTACCGGCGATGACCAGGTACGCGCCATGCTTAATATTCCTTTATTTGACTGGGTGACGGAAAACCTGCTAAAAAATGCAGCCAATGCCATTGAAAATGAAGGGCATATTACTGTCAACATTATTGAACATCTGGCAAAAGAAGAAGTGTTCATAGACATTACAGATACAGGAAAAGGTATTCCGAGGTCTAAGTTTGATGCCGTTTTTCAACCTGGTTATACCACAAGGAAAAGAGGCTGGGGACTCGGATTATCGTTAACCAAAAGAATTGTAGAAAACTATCATAGTGGTCAGATCTTCGTCAAAGACTCTGAATTAGGCAAGGGAACCACATTTCGTATCATCCTAAAAAGCAGTATTAAATATGAACCGACCTCAACCAAACGAATATCCGGCATGGGCATTGACTTACATTGA
- the gltX gene encoding glutamate--tRNA ligase, which produces MEKKVRVRFAPSPTGGLHLGGVRTALFNYLFAKKHKGTFVLRVEDTDQTRFVAGAEEYIASCLAWCGIHPDESPQVGGEFAPYRQSERKPTYKQYADQLIADGFAYYAFDTPEELDAKRKEIPNFLYGLSSRMSMRNSLTLSEEEVDILLKNNTPHVVRIKMPADEQVSFIDMIRGLVTFETNLVDDKVLLKADGMPTYHLAVVADDKAMEISHIFRGEEWLPSAPVHILLWKYLGWEDEMPNWAHLPLILKPDGNGKLSKRDGDRLGFPVYAQNWTDPKTGDVTKGFKELGFMPEAFVNLLAMLGWNDGTDQELFTMAELIEKFSVERISKAGAKFDFEKAKWYNHEWIKQTDAADLLDIVKEEFAAKEITLSDDNFALKVIGLIKDRCNLLTDFVAQSEYFFNAPASYDLPAVKSKWSAEKAAFFTAYIPMLEDGLTALALEDKFKALAVEHNLKPGELMLPFRIMLVGGKFGPGVFDIAVTLGAESTESRILAALAAFA; this is translated from the coding sequence ATGGAAAAGAAAGTTAGAGTAAGATTTGCGCCCAGTCCGACAGGGGGCCTTCATTTAGGCGGTGTACGCACGGCTTTATTTAATTATTTATTCGCCAAAAAACACAAGGGTACATTTGTATTACGTGTGGAGGATACGGATCAGACCCGTTTTGTAGCTGGAGCAGAGGAATATATTGCTTCATGCCTGGCGTGGTGTGGCATTCATCCTGATGAAAGTCCGCAGGTTGGTGGTGAATTTGCACCTTACCGTCAGAGTGAGCGTAAACCAACCTACAAGCAGTATGCTGATCAGTTGATTGCTGATGGTTTTGCTTATTATGCTTTTGATACTCCTGAAGAGTTAGATGCCAAACGTAAAGAGATTCCTAATTTCTTATACGGGCTGTCTTCCAGAATGAGTATGAGAAATTCGTTAACCCTTTCTGAAGAGGAGGTTGATATTCTTTTGAAAAATAATACACCACATGTTGTCCGCATCAAAATGCCGGCAGATGAGCAGGTGTCTTTTATAGATATGATTCGTGGACTGGTTACTTTTGAAACCAATCTTGTTGACGATAAAGTGCTTTTAAAAGCAGATGGAATGCCTACTTATCATCTGGCGGTTGTAGCTGATGATAAAGCGATGGAAATAAGCCATATTTTTAGAGGGGAAGAATGGTTGCCTTCAGCGCCAGTTCATATTTTATTATGGAAATATCTGGGCTGGGAAGATGAAATGCCAAACTGGGCACATTTACCACTGATCTTAAAACCAGATGGAAACGGTAAGTTAAGTAAACGTGATGGTGACCGTTTAGGTTTCCCTGTTTATGCACAGAACTGGACAGATCCTAAAACCGGAGATGTGACCAAAGGTTTCAAAGAACTTGGTTTTATGCCTGAAGCTTTTGTAAACTTACTGGCGATGCTGGGCTGGAATGATGGAACTGACCAGGAGCTTTTCACTATGGCTGAGCTGATTGAGAAGTTTTCTGTAGAAAGAATCAGTAAGGCAGGAGCTAAATTTGACTTTGAAAAGGCTAAATGGTATAACCACGAATGGATTAAACAGACGGATGCTGCCGATTTGCTGGATATCGTTAAAGAGGAGTTTGCTGCTAAAGAAATCACATTATCGGATGATAATTTTGCTCTGAAGGTGATTGGACTGATCAAAGACAGGTGTAATTTGTTAACTGATTTTGTTGCACAAAGTGAATATTTCTTTAATGCACCTGCTTCGTATGATCTGCCTGCTGTAAAAAGTAAATGGTCAGCTGAAAAAGCGGCTTTCTTTACGGCGTATATTCCTATGCTTGAAGATGGCTTAACTGCTTTAGCGCTGGAAGACAAGTTCAAAGCCTTAGCTGTAGAACATAATCTTAAACCAGGAGAATTAATGCTGCCATTCCGGATTATGCTGGTAGGCGGAAAATTTGGCCCTGGTGTTTTTGATATTGCAGTAACTTTAGGTGCTGAAAGTACTGAGAGCCGGATTTTAGCGGCACTAGCAGCTTTTGCATAA
- a CDS encoding neutral zinc metallopeptidase: MKWFGKGSDNIEDARGSSGGKTLLGGGIGLIVVLVGMFFGTDLTGLVSQLPLGETQQVEVKKGLNTDPELKFVSGVLESTEQVWDEEFSKMGKTYEHPKLQVFTGSVESACGRADAAVGPFYCPGDHKVYIDLSFYTELKDRFGAAGDFAQAYVVAHEVGHHVQNLLGISEKLERARGSLSKTEYNKLSVKLELQADFFAGLWANHAQNLKDFELDPGDLEEALTAANAIGDDKLQRQSSGQVVPDAFTHGTSAQRMYWFKKGFDTGDINQGDTFTSNQL; encoded by the coding sequence ATGAAATGGTTCGGTAAGGGTAGTGATAATATAGAAGACGCAAGAGGCTCCTCTGGAGGAAAAACGTTGTTAGGTGGTGGTATTGGCCTGATTGTCGTGCTTGTCGGAATGTTTTTTGGTACTGACCTTACCGGCCTTGTTTCCCAACTACCTTTAGGTGAAACTCAGCAGGTTGAAGTTAAAAAAGGATTAAATACTGATCCTGAACTGAAATTTGTAAGTGGTGTACTGGAATCTACAGAACAGGTCTGGGATGAAGAGTTTAGTAAAATGGGCAAAACTTATGAGCATCCTAAACTCCAGGTATTTACAGGCAGTGTAGAGTCTGCCTGTGGTCGCGCAGACGCTGCGGTAGGCCCCTTTTATTGCCCCGGCGATCATAAAGTATACATTGACCTTAGTTTTTATACGGAATTAAAGGATCGCTTTGGTGCAGCAGGAGATTTCGCACAGGCTTACGTGGTCGCACATGAAGTAGGCCATCACGTACAAAACTTATTAGGCATATCGGAGAAATTGGAACGCGCACGTGGTTCCTTATCCAAAACAGAATACAATAAACTTTCTGTCAAGTTGGAATTACAGGCCGACTTTTTTGCTGGTTTGTGGGCCAATCATGCACAAAATCTTAAGGATTTTGAATTAGATCCCGGAGATCTGGAGGAGGCACTTACTGCTGCAAATGCAATTGGTGATGATAAACTACAACGACAATCCAGCGGACAGGTTGTTCCTGATGCTTTTACGCACGGAACTTCAGCACAAAGAATGTACTGGTTCAAAAAAGGATTTGATACCGGAGATATAAACCAGGGAGATACCTTTACTAGTAATCAGCTTTAA
- a CDS encoding hybrid sensor histidine kinase/response regulator, whose protein sequence is MILIVDDTPENLISLKKVLERHNFEVDTASSGEEALKKVLKTAYVLIILDVQMPGMDGFEVAEAIAGYSKAKETAIIFLSAANTELSFITKGYSSGGLDYITKPVDINILLLKVKTFYRIYEQSRKLIEIQKTLLEEIEFRKRAERKKDEFISIASHELKTPLTSVKGYVQLLERSVDKGDIPTVKKHLKKAQLQLDKLSDLIADLLDISKIESGKLKFNKQYFNLNTLLDNILEVIHQSNPEFTIIKNGHVPTEIFADEMRIEQVVVNFLTNAIKYAPGTTEVHINVAVEDDRVTVAVRDFGIGIEPEQQKNVFDKFYRVEETSIHFQGLGIGLYISAEIIGRHGGTVGVNSILGEGSEFYFNIPLISTTETA, encoded by the coding sequence ATGATCCTAATTGTAGACGATACACCAGAGAATCTGATCTCGCTAAAAAAAGTTCTCGAAAGACACAATTTTGAAGTCGATACAGCTTCTTCCGGAGAAGAAGCTTTGAAAAAAGTGCTTAAAACGGCTTACGTATTAATCATATTAGATGTTCAGATGCCCGGGATGGATGGTTTTGAAGTTGCAGAAGCCATTGCAGGATACAGTAAGGCCAAAGAAACAGCAATCATCTTTTTATCTGCCGCAAATACTGAACTCAGCTTTATCACTAAAGGCTATTCTTCAGGAGGGTTGGATTATATTACTAAACCTGTAGATATCAATATCCTGCTTTTAAAAGTAAAAACATTTTACAGGATCTATGAACAAAGCAGGAAACTCATAGAAATTCAGAAAACGCTGCTCGAAGAAATAGAATTCAGAAAAAGAGCAGAAAGAAAAAAAGATGAATTTATCAGTATTGCCAGCCATGAGTTAAAAACGCCTTTGACCAGTGTGAAGGGATATGTCCAGTTATTGGAAAGAAGTGTCGATAAAGGGGATATTCCAACGGTAAAAAAGCATTTAAAGAAAGCGCAGTTGCAACTGGATAAGCTGAGCGATCTGATTGCTGATTTACTTGATATTTCTAAAATTGAAAGTGGGAAACTGAAGTTTAATAAACAATACTTCAATCTGAATACTCTTTTAGATAACATTCTGGAAGTGATCCACCAGTCTAATCCTGAATTTACCATTATAAAAAATGGACACGTTCCTACTGAAATCTTTGCAGATGAAATGCGGATTGAACAGGTGGTGGTAAACTTTCTAACGAATGCCATCAAATATGCTCCCGGAACAACCGAAGTTCATATAAACGTGGCAGTAGAAGATGACCGGGTAACGGTAGCGGTGAGGGATTTTGGAATAGGGATTGAGCCGGAGCAGCAAAAGAATGTCTTTGATAAATTTTATCGGGTAGAGGAAACATCTATCCATTTCCAGGGTTTAGGAATTGGTTTATATATTTCTGCCGAAATTATAGGAAGACACGGTGGCACAGTAGGTGTAAATAGTATTTTAGGAGAGGGATCTGAATTTTACTTCAATATCCCTTTAATTTCAACAACAGAGACAGCTTAA